AAGAGGATGAGGAGTTAGAACTATTTTGTGATGTAGTATTTCTTGAAACTGTCGTTGGTGTCTTTTCTGTAAACTTTTCTACAAAACCAAATGCCATAAATGACAAAATCACACATACAAGAGCGATAATAAAACATTTGAAAGAAATGTCCTTATTTACTTTACTTTTTTTAATAGATGAAATTATTAGAAATGCAAGATTTAATAAGCACATTATAGTCGACTCAAGTACAACTAGGGCTATGGTTTCCTGATAACCTAGATATATTGAACAAATTACAGTGATAATAGCTATAATTATTACTAAAACTAGATTTATATGTGCGACTAATGATAGTCTTTCAGAAATACTTTTTTTCACTTTGCTAATTTTATTTTTACTATCAATCTTTATAACAATATCACCATAAACCTCGACATAATCCCCTATACTAGGTTCAAAGTCACAAGATTCAATAGGAATTTCCTTTAAACTTCCATCTTCATAACCTATATAAACTGTAGCTTCAGTTATTTTAATAATTTTTCCTTTAATCATTGTTGGTCTCCCTGAATTTTATCTTATAACATTCAAGTTATTAGCTGTTTGTACTTGTTTTTTTATTTCTCTTCAATAAACTGTGTAATCACTTCAACATTAGCTTGACTTGCTTTCGGTAATATGTCATATACTGTACCATTTGTGAAGTAAGTGAGATTGGGGATTGTTTTGAATCCTACAGTTGTTTTAAAGTTATTCCAACTTGTCTTATCTATATGCTCACTATCTAAGTAATACACAGTTGTCTCAGTTTTATCTACTGCTTTTGCTAGCTTTGGAGCAAATTCTTGGCAGTATGGACAACTCTCTCTCCCTGTGTATAGGTAAAAGCTTTCTTTATGTTGTATTTTCTGTTCCACAGCCTCTAAACTTATCTTTTGGAGTCTGTTTATAGCTATCTGGTAGTCTGTTTGTGGCAGAGTGGTTAAGTATGCTGTGAATGTGACGATTATAATAAGTAGTAGTGACAGTAGAATAAGAACTTTCTTACTATTCATCACATCCGTATCCGTCTTTATCTCTATCTAACCATGGACCGTATTGTGGGTCACTAGCAGGTATATTTACACGTCCTGCTTTTCGTGCTTCCGTACAGTTTTTGAACGGTCTTAAATGAGATTGTGGAGCAGGCGTAGACGATTGTGTAGGAGTAGTTATAGTGTGAGATGAAGCTTGTTCTTGCTCTTTTTCTCGTGAAGATGCTTTGCTTTCTTCCTCTTTTGATTTAGAGGCTTCGATACTTGCTTTTTCTTCTTCTTGTGCTTTCTCTGTTTTTCTCACTTCACTGATTACTAACGAGCCTTTATCGATTGAATCGTATTTTTCTATAGATACTGTGTTTCCTGTATAGACCATAAGTTCATTCATTTTCACAGCTAGTGATTCAGGTGTACGAATAAGAAGCTTCTTGCCTGTTATGCTGTACTCACGGTATTCATCTTTTTCTTCAATCCCAATTACCTCGGCTTCAACTTCGTAGAGTTTATCTGTGTTAGAGAGTTTGTGTGCTATCTCTCTCACTGCTTTGGCTCGTAGTATGATTTTAATTTGTGGTGTATTTAGATAAGCGTCTACAGCTATATGTCCAGTTGGAGACCATTTCTCTATTTTAGAGCTAGTTTCACTACTGGATGATGAAGTAGAGGAAGAAGAACTAGACTGTTTAACTTGTGAAGACTGTTTGACAGAATCACTAGCCTTAGTTTGAACTTGTGAGTGTTTAGTACTACTGCTAGTTAATAGTGTAAAGAAAAAAATGAGGATAAGCAATAGTACAATACTACCTATAATCTTTTGTTCTTTGCTCAATTCCTTAAGCTTTTTAAGCATATATAACCTCCTAATATTTAACTTTATTTAATAAAATAAAAGAAATATTTCCTAATAGTTATAATTATATCACACAAATTTTAACAATAGAATATATTTTTAAAAAATATTAAACCATAGAGAATGTAAACCTGATTGTTTAATCTATAAGATAGATAGTAGATTTAACATAGAGGGTGAAGGAATGGATGATATATTAGAAACTATAAGTAATCAGATACGAGACTTACGAGCTTCAAAGAAGATTACACAGCAAGAACTAGCAGAAAGAACAAATCTAAGCGTTCCTTATATCAGTCAGATAGAAAATAATCACAGAAATATCTCTTTGGAAACTTTTGTGAAGATTGTTGATGCTTTGGAAGTTCCATTGAGTGATTTTTTCTTACCTTATTCTGTGCCACAAGATACAGAAATGATGGAACTGTTATTGAAGATTCAGAAACATCCACAGCATAAGATGATTGTTCATAAGGTGATGGAAATACTTGAATTAAGCCAAGATAGTTAGTGTAAAATAAAAAGCAACTAAAGTGTAATTTATCCGAAATATATCCAACAGTAGACAGTTACTTTAGTATTTATTGGTATTTCCTTCATTCTTCAGATTGTTATAGTCTCTTGTGAAGTAATTTTTAATAGTAATCTGTAGGTCAGGTAATTAGAATCTATCCGTACTTTTTACATATTGTGAGGATTAAAGGTTACATTATTCAGATAAGGAATGAGAATTATTTTTCTTTATTGAAGAGGTCGATTAAAAAATAAAAAGAAAGCGCTGAATCTAAGTATCCAGTGCTTATCTATTACCTTAAAAATGTGTTATCTCTTATATAGGGGAACCTGTTAGAAGAATCCTAATAATTGTTGTAATTACAAAAGTAAAAATTACTACTATTCTTATTAATTTACTACTTTAATATTCCAGAAAACTTAACTTCATCAGGAGCCATTATATAACGATTCACAGCGACTTCTTCATCACTGAGTGTGTAATAGAATCTAGGGCTATTTACTCCGTGGGATTTAGCAATTTTATATAAAGATTTGTTTAGCGCACTGATAATTGCTCTAAGTTCTTTATTTGAATACGAAGCATTATTTTCTGTGAGAATGATTCTGATGCCAGGTGTTACAGATGTTTTTTCCATTTCAAGCATATTTGCTCCTAATTGTGTATTTACTTTATCTACACCCTCTTGAATTGCATTATAGAAAGCATCTAAATCTACTTTTCTGTTTTCTTCATTAGATTTTTTCTCAGATTCATTAGATTTTTTTTCTGCTTCCTCTTTCATTTTTTTCTGTTTTTCCCGTTCTTCTTGTTCTTGTCTCTCCTTTTCTTCTTTAATCTTTTCGATTTGTTTATTAAGTTTCAATTCCACTTCATCTACACGGTAAGACAAGTTACCAAATTTTACCTCATAATCGGTTGGATATGTATCTTTTAGGTGTTTAATTTCCTTTTTAACAGATGACAATTCACTATCATTAGAAACAAGCTTCAAAGCTTCCTCTAGCGTTATATTTGGTTTAATATTTTCTGTGTCATTTTCTAGTGTTTCAACTAACTTAGTAACACGTTCCGTATCTTTAGCATATTCTTGCTTACTATTGCTTTCTATTATATGAGCAAACCAAAAACCTAAAAGAGAAAATATCACTAAAAAGCCTATAAAGTAGTTAGCAAATTTCTCAATTTTCTTTTTATTCATAAAAAGCCTCCTGTTTTATATTTATGTTTAAAATATTGTTAAACACTATCCTAATTATACCACAGTTATATATACATTAGTTAATTCTTTTTAATAATTTTTAACTAAAGTAAATATACAACCTTAATCTACAAGATGAATAGAGTAAAATAAAAAGTACCTAAATGGTACTTCTTACTTGCCTACTGAACTCATCACCATGAAATTTGTACTCCTTTTTGTCCACCTTGGAGTAAAGTTTAATCTATTTTATTTAATATGTAAATTCTAAAAATATTACAGAATCAACATTTATAAAGCATAACAAAGTGTAATTTATACTAAATCTATTCTACAACAAAATGTTGTAATATTTTATTGAATCAGATAGGCTTTAGAGCCTTGATATTGAGCACTTTGGGGCGCTTTCCCTTAGTGCTTTTTTTGTTTTTACAATAGCTTTTAAGCATACAGCTATAAGTATCTATACGCGACTAGACCTGTATAGTTTAAAGTGATATAATAGTCTAAAAGGAGGTACTACTATGAATGTTTTAGAAAAAAATACACAGGTAAACTTTAAGACTAACAAAGACTTGTTAGAGAAGGCTAAAGCTATTATCACAGCGCAAAATCTTGATATGACAGCTAGTTTTAACTTGTTTTTAGAACACATTGTAGAAAATAAAGCTTTGCCATTTGAAACTCAAGTAGATAAAGAAAGAGAAGAACTTCTATCAGGGTTGCGTGCTGAAATTGCCCGTAGCTTTGACGATTTAGAACATGGAAGAACTTACAGCCTTGATGAAGTGAGGGCTAACCTTGGAATTTAACGAGAACGTATATAGCCTTATTATCTCCGAAACGGTACAAGAACAGCTAAGAGGTATTAAAGATTATATCTCAGCTAACTACTTTTCAGAACAGGCAGGAGCAAACACAGTTAAGAATATTCTTTATGGTTTGAAGCGGCTTGAAGTTTTTCCAGAAGCAGGATTTGATGCTGATGAAAGAGTAGGAGTTATTATATACCCACCCCACAAAACTCGATGCATCATTTTAGGCGATTACCTAGCCTTCTATCATATTTTAGAGGACAGAAAAGCTGTCTTTATATCAGATATTATTCATAGCAAACAGGACTACATCCGCTTGTTCAAGAAAAAATAGTGCATATTATTGAACTGTGTTTTGGATTCTCTAAAATACTAGACAAGATGAAATTTCTAGTTCTAGCATTTCAATAGATACAAATAAATAGAGAAAAGCAAAAAAAGACTTAGTCTTTATTTAAAATATATTAGAAATAATATGAAAATCTTTTTATAAAAATATTATATTCAATAATACTGACACAATAGAAATTGAGAAGAGATGGTATTCTTCGTTTTTATATTTCAGGTTCTCACAGTATGAAAAATCGATGGTATAATAAGATTAGACGGATTATTTATTGAGGTAATAGCGATGAAATATTTTAAATTAATCAATGGTGGAACTTATCATATTGATGAGTTTGAAGAGAGAACAAATAAAGAATCACTATATTATCAAAATGGCAGTAAGTACGCATTGTGTCCAACTTGTGGTTCTTCGATTCAACTTATCGGGGGGGAATAATAATACGCGAAATAGAGCTGGAAGATATTATGCGGCACATACAAAAAATCCTATAGAAGGACTGCCATACGACATAGGAAGAAAAAGTAATTGTGCAAATTATGAAGGAAATCAAGATAATTGGCAGGGTATTTATCAAAGGAGACAAGGGCTTCCTGAAAATGAAGAATTATCTAGATTTATAGACAATAATAAGTCAGATATTGCTAAAAAAGTTGGTGACTTAATTGGATTTTATGGAATCAAATGCAATGGGGAGCCAAGTGCTATTTTTAACCGATTATTAAATTCTTTCAAAGAAAACGGAGGATTATGTATTTCACCAGAACAATTTGCACCTGAATATATTCCTAGAATGATTATCGAAAGAGCTGAGCCAGTTATTTGCTGGGGTTCAATTCCTCATGAAGAAATACGCAATCGTATCCTACAACATCCACTGTTACAAGATTCAATTGATGGGAGACAATTTAAACCAAATATTGAAACAAGGCTTGTTTGTGTTTTAAATAATGGAAACGCTCCTACTCAAATCCAAATCAGATTATTGTTTGAAGAAAGGGAATTGAACTTAAAACAAGTAAATGCTAAAATTTAGTGCAACGAAAGATAAAAAAGAGAAACCTCATAATGAAGTTTCTCTTGCTTTTAATCGTCCGAATCAATATTCTTATTTCAAAAAAGTAGTGAAAAAGGTAGTGATTCGAATGATTTCCCTTGCAATATAGTGAAATTAACAAAAAGAAAAAACGCTTGAATCAGCGTTTTTCTTCTGTATTGATTCGTATTGAACCCTTACTTAACTTCTGTAAACACAACGTGTTTGCGAAGTTTTGGTGAGTATTTCTTCAATTGAAGACGGTCTGGAGTGTTACGTTTGTTTTTAGAAGTAAGGTACAAGCGTTCACCAGATTCTTTGTGTTCAAGTGTAATATTTACGCGCATGGTATCTCCCTTCTATTATTCAGC
This window of the Streptococcus sp. 116-D4 genome carries:
- a CDS encoding type II toxin-antitoxin system RelB/DinJ family antitoxin, producing MNVLEKNTQVNFKTNKDLLEKAKAIITAQNLDMTASFNLFLEHIVENKALPFETQVDKEREELLSGLRAEIARSFDDLEHGRTYSLDEVRANLGI
- the rpmG gene encoding 50S ribosomal protein L33 — its product is MRVNITLEHKESGERLYLTSKNKRNTPDRLQLKKYSPKLRKHVVFTEVK
- a CDS encoding excalibur calcium-binding domain-containing protein, whose translation is MLKKLKELSKEQKIIGSIVLLLILIFFFTLLTSSSTKHSQVQTKASDSVKQSSQVKQSSSSSSTSSSSSETSSKIEKWSPTGHIAVDAYLNTPQIKIILRAKAVREIAHKLSNTDKLYEVEAEVIGIEEKDEYREYSITGKKLLIRTPESLAVKMNELMVYTGNTVSIEKYDSIDKGSLVISEVRKTEKAQEEEKASIEASKSKEEESKASSREKEQEQASSHTITTPTQSSTPAPQSHLRPFKNCTEARKAGRVNIPASDPQYGPWLDRDKDGYGCDE
- a CDS encoding thioredoxin domain-containing protein, with translation MNSKKVLILLSLLLIIIVTFTAYLTTLPQTDYQIAINRLQKISLEAVEQKIQHKESFYLYTGRESCPYCQEFAPKLAKAVDKTETTVYYLDSEHIDKTSWNNFKTTVGFKTIPNLTYFTNGTVYDILPKASQANVEVITQFIEEK
- a CDS encoding type II toxin-antitoxin system RelE/ParE family toxin, producing the protein MEFNENVYSLIISETVQEQLRGIKDYISANYFSEQAGANTVKNILYGLKRLEVFPEAGFDADERVGVIIYPPHKTRCIILGDYLAFYHILEDRKAVFISDIIHSKQDYIRLFKKK
- a CDS encoding helix-turn-helix domain-containing protein, with amino-acid sequence MDDILETISNQIRDLRASKKITQQELAERTNLSVPYISQIENNHRNISLETFVKIVDALEVPLSDFFLPYSVPQDTEMMELLLKIQKHPQHKMIVHKVMEILELSQDS